The window GGGTGCTTCACCACACCGGTCTTGAGGTTGTCCGGAACGATCCTCGGGACCGTCCCGCCCAGCGCCTCGAACATCGCTACGTGCGCTCGCAGCCAGGACTCCTGGCGCATATCCAGCGCCGGGAAGCAGAACGCGTAACGAGAAAAAGGCAGGCAGGCAACGAACAAGAACACCTTCGAGACCTCGCCGGTGACCGGATCGGCCAGCTCCATCGTGGGGCCGGACCAGTCGACCTCCACGCTCTGGCCGGCCTTGTGACCGACTCTCGAAGCGGCACCGGTGACCATGACGTGGTGCTGGTAGGTGCGGCAAAACCGGTCATACCCCATCGCCGGATCCCCAGCCGCCGTGGTCGCGTCGAAGTACTCGCCGTGCAACAGCTTCAGCGTCACGCCGACCCTGGCCATCTCTCGATGGACCTGTTCCCAGTCCGGCTGTGCGAACACGCTCTCGTGCTCGCCCCGGCCCGGGAACAACCGGGCATACACCTGCTCATCGGCGACGTCCGCGATATCGCCCCACCCGATCCCTGCAGCGTCAGCGGCCTCGAACACCGCCCTCACGGACTTGCGGGACATGCCCTGCGAGGACGAAATCGCTCGCCCCGACAGACCTTCTGCGCGCAGCTGGAGCACCAGCTTCGCCCTGATCTTCCGTACCATTCCAGATTGCTCCTTCCGCCGCGTGCCCTATACACACGGCGGAAGGAGCGTAGACAGAGCGGCCCCAACGACACCACTGGTGGTCCCGAACGACGCCACCGCTACGGCAGCGACGTGGCACCCGAACCCTCGATCAGCGGACCCCAGCGAGGCGAATATTCATTCACATCGAGCTCTTTGGTGAGAACCCGGCAGATCGGTTCGATCCCCCACGTGTCTTTTTGTTCGTCGATGTAGGCGACGATCACTTCTGTGGGCGGTCGAACTCCGCCGCGAAAAAAGCCGTCGCGGACTTCAGGATCTCGTTCGAGCGGCGCAGCTCACGGTTCTCCGCCTCCAACTGACGAATCCGCGTTTCGGCGTCCACCGCCTCGGTCGGGATGTCTGCGGCTTCTGCCTTGCTGACCCAGTTCCGCAGCGCTTCCTTGTGCACGTTCGTCTGCTTCGCGATCCGCGCGATCGCGCCGATGCGTGTCGCCGGGTCGCGGCGGGCCTCGACGGCCAGGCGGGTCGCTCGCTCCCGCAGCTCGACGGGGTACTTGTAGTTGGCCATGGTGATCAGGGGGTCCTTCCAGGATGTCTGGCTCACCCTCTATCAAACCCCGGACGATTCAACCTGAACCGTCCCGGCCACGGGGACGTCTCGCACCTGCTGAGAGCGGCGGGAGTGGACCTTCGTCGCGATCACCCCGCACGACGGGCACCCGGGTGGGACGCTCGAGGCGATCACCACTTGACGCCCTCCGTCGGACAGGTCGATCGCGTCAACGACGCGGTAGTTGGGCAGGTTGAAGATCGTGCTCGCAGCATCACGCTGCGGACCAGTACTCTCATACACAGGCTCGTGGTCCTCTGAGATATGGATGTCTTGACAACACCCATCACAGCAGGACCACGAGCCGCTCTACGCCAGCGACGCGACGCTCTCCATCACCACGAACCGTGAAGAGCCGTCGATGTCGACTCCGAAGTACTGGTGCACCAGGATGTTGCGGAAGCCCCGAATCTGTGGCCAGGCGATCTCAGGGTGCGCCCCGGTGATCTCATCGGGAAGGTGGTTCACGGCTTCGCCGATGATCTGCAGGTTCCGCTCGATCGCATCCTCTGCCATCTCCGCGATGTCACTCTCACGGTCCAACGCAGCGACATACTTCCGGCATCGCTCAACTGCCTCAAGTACGTCAGCGATGCGCTGCTCCGGACTGCGGCTCAAAGCGGCACCGCCTCGGCGAGCGCCGAAGCGGAGACCGGACGCTTGAGCAGTTGGACAGGAAACACATCGATGTCATCGCGCTCGAACAGCGTGCGCGTCTCCTCGAGCAGACCGGATGCACGCATCAGGAGGTTCCCCTCGGCAGGGTCCATCTCGACGAGGATGTCGATGTCGGATTCTAAAGACGCTGTGCCGCGGGCGACGGACCCGAACAGCTTCGGATTGGTCGCGCCGTACCGGTCGAGGAGCACCTGGAACTCGCCACGGCGCGCAACGAGGAGCTCGCGCAGGGCGAGCGTCTCGGGCGTCATGACGGTCTCAGACATGCTTCAAGGGTACCGGGCCTGACAGCACGTCGACATGGCGCTCTACACGTTGAAGCGGAACTCCACCACGTCGCCGTCGGCCATCACGTAGTCCTTGCCCTCCATGCGCACCCAGCCCTTGGCCTTGGCCTCGTTCTTGGAGCCGGCCTCCATGAGGTGGTCGAAGGAGATCACCTCGGCCTTGATGAAGCCGCGTTCGAAGTCGGTGTGGATCACGCCGGCGGCCTGCGGGGCGGTGGCGCCCTTAGGGATCGTCCAGGCGCGTGCTTCCTTGGGGCCAGCAGTGAGGTAGGTCTGCAGGCCCAGGGTCTCGAAGCCGGCACGGGCCAACTGGTCCAGGCCGGACTCCTCCTGGCCGGTGGAGGCCAGCATCTCGGCGGCCTCCTCGGGCTCCAGCTCGATCAGCTCGGCCTCGAACTTGGCGTCCAGGAAGATCGCCTCAGCCGGGGCCACCAGCTTCCGCAGGGCGTCCTGGGAGGCAGTGTCTGCCAGGCCCTCCTCATCGGTGTTGAACACGTAGATGAAGGGCTTGGCGGTCATCAGCTGCAGCTCGCGCAGCGCGGTCACGTCGATGCCGGCGGCCTTCGCGCCCTGGTACAGGGTGGTGCCCTCCTCCAGCAGTGCCTTGGCCTTGGTGACGTTCTCCAGCACGGCCGGCTCGATCAGGCCGCGCTTGGTCTCCTTCTCCAGTCGCGGCATCGCGTTCTCGATGGTCTGCAGGTCCGCGAGGATCAGCTCGGTGGAGATGGTCTCCATGTCGCCGGAGGGACCGTCGGAGCCGGCCACGCGCGTCACGTCGGGGTCGGAGAACGCGCGGGTGACCTGGCAGATCGCGTCGGCCTCACGGATGTTGGCGAGGAACTTGTTGCCCAGGCCCTCGCCTTCGCTGGCGCCCTTGACGATGCCGGCGATGTCCACGAAGGACACGGTGGCCGGCACCAGCTTCTCGCTGCCGAACACGGTGGCGAGCTGGGCCAGGCGCGGGTCGGGCAGGGGAACCATGCCGACGTTGGGGTCGATCGTGGCGAACGGGTAGTTCGCCGCAAGCACCTCCGCGCGGGTCAGAGCGTTGAACAGGGTGGACTTGCCGACGTTGGGCAGTCCGACGATTCCGATAGTGAGAGCCACGGAAGGAGATTCTACGGGGACACCTGCCGCCAGGTCCCGGCGCCTGCCCGGATCGTGCGCGGAGTCTCGCCCATCTGCCCCGGGTCAGCCTGTCGACACCCTGCGCGCCTCATTCGAAAGCAGGCGGGCGAACGGTGGTGGTGGCGGGTTCGCAGAACGGCGGCAGGGGAAGGCAACCCAGGGATGAGCTCGAGATCCACACCTCACGCACGATCACCAGGAGTTCGACTCCCTCGGGGAGGTCTGCACGTGAGATCGTCGCGGCGGGATCGGTGACGGTGAGTTCGCCCAGGGAGCGGTGAGCGTTTCCTGAGCGGGGCACGCAGGGCAGGTACCCGTCCGGGGTCGCGGTGGTGGTGGCGAACAGGCGCACCTGCCTGTTCCGCACCGGAATGTTCTCGTTGGCCGGGACGGAGGATTCTGCGATCTCACGGCACCCGGTGCGCTGCCCGGATGCTGCCTGCGGTGCCGCGGACCACGCGGGCGTGTCCTCCAGCTGTGCCAGCACGGCGCCTTCAGGGTCATCGATGCCGGAAGGGACGGTGCGGTACTCGAGCTCCCACAGGTGGCAGTCCTGTGCGTGTCCGGCGAGGATCCAGCCACGGTCACGCGGCGCGATCTCGCAGTCGACCTCCTGAATCGTGACCACCGGCGGCCCGAACACGGGATCGAGCACGGCAGCATCGTCCTAGGCCAGCGGCGGGAGGTCCGCGAGCGCTGCCTGCAGCCCGATGGTGGCGTCGTCCTTCGCCGCCGATGGCAGCAGCACGAGGACCCGGAAGAACATGGCCGCCCAGATCAGCAGCACGACGAACAGGACAGCCAGGGCGGTCCGAGCAACTGCGCGGAAGCGACCACGCGGCCCTGGACCCTGGGCAGGGGAAGGGCCGTCTGACGTACTCATCGTCGCTGTCCTCGCTCGTCGGTCATGCGGCCATGACCGCCACACACTCGCCCCATGATGCACAGCCTGCTCCTGCCGCACCAGAAAGGTCCACCACCTCTACGACACCTATGCACCACATCCCGCGTCTCGGCAGATCTGCGCGCCTCGGCAGGTTCGTCACACCCCCGTGGTGTGCTGGATCCATGGACGGAACACAGATGCTCCTGCTGGGCCTGGCCCTCGGTGCGGCCCTCGGTGCCATCGTCACCTGGCTGGTGCTGCGCGAGCGCATGCGCACCCGTGAGGAGCAGCACCGCGCAGGAGCGGACGCCTCCACCCACCTGCTGCGCCTGGCCGACGAGCGCTTCGAGCGGGATGCGGCCCGTCGCGACGCCGAGCAGGAGGAACGCGAGGTCGAGCTGCAGCGCACCCTCGCACCCATCACGGCCACCCTCTCCCATCTGGAGCGCTCCCTGGCCCGCTCCGAAGCCGCACGGATCGATGCCGAAGGGGCACTGCGCGCACACCTGGGGCAGCTCGCCCAGCGCGCCCAGTCCTTGGAGACCGGCACCAACGCACTGACCGCCGCGCTGCGGGCACCGACGGCCCGGGGCCGCTGGGGTGAGGTGCAGCTGCGTCGGATCGTCGAGGCCGCCGGGATGCTCGAGCACGTGGACTTCTCCGAACAGCTGGCCGGTACCCGGGCCGATGGCGACAAGGGCCAGCGGCCGGACCTCGTGGTGCACCTGTCCGGGGACCGGCACATCGTGGTCGATGCGAAGGCACCGATGGACGCCTACCTCGACGCCACCGAGGAACCGGACCCCGCCCGGGCCGCCGCCCGCCGCACCGCCCACGCCAAGGCCCTGCGCCACCACGTGGGCGTGATCTCGTCCAAGGCCTATTGGAAGGCCCTCGGTGACACCCCCGAGTTCACCGTCCTGTTCGTGCCCAGCGACGGGGTGCTCGCTGCCGCCCTGGAGACCGACCCGGCCCTGCTGGACGACGCCTTCACCCGGGAGGTGGTGATCGCCTCCCCCGCCACCCTGGTGGCGCTGCTGCGCACCGTCGCCCACACCTGGCGCACCGATGCCCTGAACCGTGACGCCCGTGAGGTGCTCGAGGCAGGCCGCGAGCTGCACCATCGGCTGGGCACCTTCACCGCGCACCTGGGGAAGGTGGGGCGATCCCTGGACTCCTCGGTCGCCGCCTTCAACGACGCGGTGGGGTCCCTGCAGTCGCGGGTGATGGTCACCGCGCGCCGTTTCGAGGACCTGGGGCTGCCCGGCACGCGGCTGGACGAGGTGGAGCAGTTGGAGCGGCGCGCCCGCACCCTGGACGAGGCCGAGATAGCGAGCCTCGCTGGGGGTTCCCCGTTCGACGGGACGTCCCGGATCGGCCGGGATGCCCGTCGGCAGGACGCCGGCTGAGGCCCGGACGGGCCCGACAGCGTCTGGATGGGGCCGGCAGGGTCAGGCCTGTTCAGCCTTGGCGGGGGTCACCACCAGTTCGTTGATCACCACGTTCTGCGGGCTCTCCAGCACGAACATCACAGTGCGGGCCACGTCCTCGGCCGTGAGCATGAGGGCTCTGTCCGCGTCACCGGGCACCTCGGGTCGTTGTTCCAGGAAGTCGCTGTCCACGTCCCCGGGACACAGGTGACAGGCACGGATGCCGTGGTGGTTCTCCTGAAGGTTCAGGATCTCCGTCAGTGGCCCCAGGGCCGTCTTGGTGGCGCTGTAGGCGACGCCGGCCGAGGGCGAGGTGCGCCACCCCGCGAAGGACGAGATCAGCACCACCGTGCCGCGTCGGCGCTCCCGCATCGCGGGCAGCACCGCGTCGATCACGGCCACCGGGCCCAGCAGATTCGTGCCGGTGATCGCGGTGAACTCCGTGAGGTCCTGGTCGGACCAGGCGCGGCGCTTGGCATTCAAGCCGGCCGAGAGCACCACAGCATCCACCTCCCCCAGTTCCTGCTTGATCAGCGCTGCAGCGGCAGCGACCGCCTCGGGGTCGGTCACGTCCAGGGGCACGACGAGGGCGGTGCCGCCGTGAGCCTCGATCTGCGCAGCCACCTCGCCGAGCACCTCGCGGCGCCTGCCGGAGAGCGCCACCTGCCAGCCCGCCCGGGCGGCGGCGACCGCGCTGGCCCGGCCCATCCCGGAGCCCGCTCCGGTCACCCACAGAGTCCTGGTCGACATGCTTCGTCCTCCCCGTTCACGTGACGATCCCCGGCATCACCCGCAGGGGACGAGCGAGTGTGAGAGCGTCCTTGCATCACCGGTCAGCGTAGACGTCCCGGCAGCGAGTACCCCAGGAGGATCCATGCACATCGATCTCTCGCACCAGGTCGTGGTGGTCACCGGTGCCGGCCGCGGCATCGGCCGCTCCATCGCCCAGGCCTTCCACGACGAAGGGGCCCGAGTCATCGCCCTCGACGTCTCCCCCGGCCTGCTGAGCGTCCTAGAGGCCGACGGCATCGCAGACCTGTGCGTGCCCTGCGACGTCACCGATGTCGACCAGGTGCGCTCAGCCGTCGAGACTGTCGTGGAGCGCTTCGGCCGTCTCGATGTGCTGATCAACAACGCCGGCATCAACATCGAAGGGCCCGTGGAGGACTTCGATGCGGGGCTGTGGGACCGCGTGTTCGCCGTGAACGTGCGGGGCGTGTTCGTGACCAGCCAGGCCGTGATCCCGGTGATGAAAGAGCAAGGATCCGGGCGGATCATCAACGCCGCCTCGTTCGCGGCGATCATCCCCAGTGTCGGGGCCGCCGCCTACGGAGCCTCGAAGGCGGCCGTGGTGCAGCTGACCCGGGTGCTGGCCAGCGAGCTCGGACCCTACGGGATCACCGTCAACGCGTACGCGCCGGGCATGATCCCCGGGGAGATGAACACCTTCGCCTCACTGGACGAGCAGGCGGCCGCCGCCAAGCTGGACCAGCTCAGCGTACGCCGCTGGGGCGAGCCGGAGGACGTCGCGAAGCTGTGCCTGTTCCTGGCCAGCGATCTGTCCTCGTACATCACCGGGGCGCTGCTGGACGTCTCCGGAGGCAAGTTCGCCACCCAGGATCCCGGCGCTGCCTGGCGCGGAGAAGGTCCTGCCGGCCTGCACTGAGGCCGAACCGTTACCTCCACGAAGCGGTCAAGGACCTCGACCCGGCGTTAGGGCATGATGTGATCGACCGAACACCTGCCGCGGACCGACGAGGCCGTCATCGCGGCGGGCCAGCGGGACGATCCCGCGCCTTCGACCGCCGAACCTGCTCACCGAGGAGACACCGATGAGAATCGCACGACGGACTTTCACTGCACTTGGCCCTGTCGCCGCTCTGGGACTGCTTGCCGCATGCGGCAACGACGAGGGTGGCAGCGGCGGCACCAGCAACGGTGGCAGCGGTGGCGGCGAGGGCGACTTCGTCACCGACCTGACCTTCGGCACCGGCGGCACCGGCGGCGTGTACTACCCGCTGGGCGGCGAGTACGCCACCATCTACGAGAACAACATCGACGGCATCACCGTGAACTACACCGACTCCGGCGCCTCGGTGGAGAACATCGGCAAGATCTTCCAGGGCGAGTGGCAGCTGGGCATCTCCCAGTCCGACACCGCCAACGCCGCCGTCACCGGTGACGGCGAGTTCGAGGGCGCACAGGTGGACAACCTGGGCTGGATCGCGGCCCTGTACCCGGAGGCAGCTCATATCGTCACCCTGGCCGGCACCGGCATCGAGACCGTCGCAGATCTCGCCGGGAAGCGCATCGCCGTGGGCGACGTGGGCTCCGGCACGCGCAACGTCTCCGATGCGATCCTCGCCGCAGCAGGCATCGAGGAGGGCGGCTACGAGCCCTTCGAGCAGGACTTCGCCAGCTCCCTGAACCTGCTGCGCGACGGCAACATCGAGGCGTCCATCTTCGTGGTGGGCACCCCCACCGGTTCCCTGGGTGACCTGGCCGCCACCAACGACGTCAAGCTCGTCTCGATGGACGAGGCCGAGGCACAGGGCGTGGCTGACGCCAGCCTCTACGAGGTCTACACCATCGAACCGGACGCCTACGACTTCCTCACCGAGCCGGTCACCACGCTGTCGGTCGCGGCGGCCCTGGTCGGTTCCACCACCCAGATCAGCCCCGATCTCGCCTACGAGATCACCAAGGCCACGTTCGAGCATGCCGAGACGATCAC is drawn from Brachybacterium muris and contains these coding sequences:
- a CDS encoding DUF86 domain-containing protein; its protein translation is MSRSPEQRIADVLEAVERCRKYVAALDRESDIAEMAEDAIERNLQIIGEAVNHLPDEITGAHPEIAWPQIRGFRNILVHQYFGVDIDGSSRFVVMESVASLA
- a CDS encoding DNA recombination protein RmuC, whose protein sequence is MDGTQMLLLGLALGAALGAIVTWLVLRERMRTREEQHRAGADASTHLLRLADERFERDAARRDAEQEEREVELQRTLAPITATLSHLERSLARSEAARIDAEGALRAHLGQLAQRAQSLETGTNALTAALRAPTARGRWGEVQLRRIVEAAGMLEHVDFSEQLAGTRADGDKGQRPDLVVHLSGDRHIVVDAKAPMDAYLDATEEPDPARAAARRTAHAKALRHHVGVISSKAYWKALGDTPEFTVLFVPSDGVLAAALETDPALLDDAFTREVVIASPATLVALLRTVAHTWRTDALNRDAREVLEAGRELHHRLGTFTAHLGKVGRSLDSSVAAFNDAVGSLQSRVMVTARRFEDLGLPGTRLDEVEQLERRARTLDEAEIASLAGGSPFDGTSRIGRDARRQDAG
- the ychF gene encoding redox-regulated ATPase YchF; translated protein: MALTIGIVGLPNVGKSTLFNALTRAEVLAANYPFATIDPNVGMVPLPDPRLAQLATVFGSEKLVPATVSFVDIAGIVKGASEGEGLGNKFLANIREADAICQVTRAFSDPDVTRVAGSDGPSGDMETISTELILADLQTIENAMPRLEKETKRGLIEPAVLENVTKAKALLEEGTTLYQGAKAAGIDVTALRELQLMTAKPFIYVFNTDEEGLADTASQDALRKLVAPAEAIFLDAKFEAELIELEPEEAAEMLASTGQEESGLDQLARAGFETLGLQTYLTAGPKEARAWTIPKGATAPQAAGVIHTDFERGFIKAEVISFDHLMEAGSKNEAKAKGWVRMEGKDYVMADGDVVEFRFNV
- a CDS encoding SDR family oxidoreductase is translated as MSTRTLWVTGAGSGMGRASAVAAARAGWQVALSGRRREVLGEVAAQIEAHGGTALVVPLDVTDPEAVAAAAALIKQELGEVDAVVLSAGLNAKRRAWSDQDLTEFTAITGTNLLGPVAVIDAVLPAMRERRRGTVVLISSFAGWRTSPSAGVAYSATKTALGPLTEILNLQENHHGIRACHLCPGDVDSDFLEQRPEVPGDADRALMLTAEDVARTVMFVLESPQNVVINELVVTPAKAEQA
- a CDS encoding SDR family NAD(P)-dependent oxidoreductase → MHIDLSHQVVVVTGAGRGIGRSIAQAFHDEGARVIALDVSPGLLSVLEADGIADLCVPCDVTDVDQVRSAVETVVERFGRLDVLINNAGINIEGPVEDFDAGLWDRVFAVNVRGVFVTSQAVIPVMKEQGSGRIINAASFAAIIPSVGAAAYGASKAAVVQLTRVLASELGPYGITVNAYAPGMIPGEMNTFASLDEQAAAAKLDQLSVRRWGEPEDVAKLCLFLASDLSSYITGALLDVSGGKFATQDPGAAWRGEGPAGLH
- a CDS encoding TAXI family TRAP transporter solute-binding subunit, producing the protein MRIARRTFTALGPVAALGLLAACGNDEGGSGGTSNGGSGGGEGDFVTDLTFGTGGTGGVYYPLGGEYATIYENNIDGITVNYTDSGASVENIGKIFQGEWQLGISQSDTANAAVTGDGEFEGAQVDNLGWIAALYPEAAHIVTLAGTGIETVADLAGKRIAVGDVGSGTRNVSDAILAAAGIEEGGYEPFEQDFASSLNLLRDGNIEASIFVVGTPTGSLGDLAATNDVKLVSMDEAEAQGVADASLYEVYTIEPDAYDFLTEPVTTLSVAAALVGSTTQISPDLAYEITKATFEHAETITLPQGDLISHDYALFGRGDVPLHPGAEKYYQEQGLL
- a CDS encoding transposase family protein; amino-acid sequence: MYESTGPQRDAASTIFNLPNYRVVDAIDLSDGGRQVVIASSVPPGCPSCGVIATKVHSRRSQQVRDVPVAGTVQVESSGV
- a CDS encoding nucleotidyltransferase family protein, which translates into the protein MSETVMTPETLALRELLVARRGEFQVLLDRYGATNPKLFGSVARGTASLESDIDILVEMDPAEGNLLMRASGLLEETRTLFERDDIDVFPVQLLKRPVSASALAEAVPL